The Caldicellulosiruptor acetigenus DNA window AGTTTTCCATTTTTTAAAGACAAGATTTTGCCAGATCCTTTACCTATTTTGCCAGTGATATTTATATTAGATGGCAGGTTTATAGTCTTTGATAATTCCTTCCCCGTGAAATTAAAAATTACAACCATCTTCTGATTTTTGTAAACTCTTACAAAACTAAGTATATCGGAAGAGGTTTTAATTAGCTGGAAGTCTCCTTTTAGTAATGGTAAGTTCTTTTTCCGGAAACTAATCATGTCTCTGTAGAAATTGAGCAAGGAATTTTTATCTTTTTCTTGTTTTTCAACCGAGACAACGTCAGGGCCGCTATTGTAAAGACTCATCTCCCAGTTTGTTTGTCCTTTTTTCCATGTCTCATACCATTTGAATGGCTCTCTTATATATTCATCTGGCTTTTGCCCTTTCATGCCAATTTCTTCACCATAGTAAATAAAAGGATTGCCAGGTAGTGTTAATAATAATGCTGCAGCTAATTTCATTTTGTTGCTTGACCCAATTTCACTATAAGCCCTGTTCATATCATGGTTTGTCAAAAATGGGGCATCAACAAATTGAGGATTAACATTTTTGTAGAGATTATATATTGAAGGAAGGTTGTTTTGCAAAGTTTGAGTATTTTCATATGTTACTCCTTCAATGATGTTTTGAGCAATAGTAAAATTAAAGCAAGAATCAAAAATCTTTGCATATTGCGCTATTCTTTGAGGGCTGTCCCACACTTCTGCTATAAGGTATACATCTTTTTTAATGCTTCGACAGAATTTTGCATATTCTTCCCACCACGCAATAGTATCTTTTTCTCTGCTTGAGGGGTAGATATGCTTTGCAGCATCAAGCCTAAATCCATCTACTCCTTTTTCTAACCAGAACTTGGCAATTTTCTTCATCTCTTCTCTCACAGCTTTATTGTCGAAATTGAGATCGGGCATCTCAGACCAAAATATAGCATTGTAGTAACTATCACCCTTTTTGTACCATTGCCTTGTGCCAAGTTCTGATGGTTCATCAATGTTTGTGGATGGGCTTGCCCAGATATAATAATTTCTGTACTTGCTATTTTTATTACTTGATGCCTCTATAAACCAAGGGTGTTTGCTGCTTGTGTGATTTATCATCATATCTATAATTACTTTGATACCCATCTTGTGAGCCTTTTTTATAAAGTTAACAAAATCCTCATTTGTGCCGTAATCGGGATTAATTTTGTAATAGTTAGTCACATCATATCCGTGATAGCTTGGAGATTCAAATATTGGCATAAGCCATATGGCATTTACCCCTAAGGATTTGATATATGGAAGTTTTTCAGCCAAGCCATTTATGTCTCCTATACCGTCGCCATCACTATCATAAAATGACCTGACAAAAACTTCGTAGAAAATCAGACCATCTTTTTTAGTTTGAGTTGAACTTTGGGAATTAGAAAAACCTGCCAAAAATGAACTGAGTCCAATTACGAAAACGATAGCAAATATAAGTATGTACCTTAAGATTCTCTTCATTGAAATATTCCCCTTTCTCAAATGATATCGTTTGCATTATTATATACCATTTACACCTTTTTGTCTATATTCTCCAATTTGATGTGATAAAACAAAAAAAAGAGGGATAATCCCTCTATTTATTTTCTTCACTTTTGGATGGTTTATCCAATGCAACTAATTCTTCGCTGTGGTGATGTTGATGAATCTGGTGGCCTTTGAAGTCAGATACTTTTTGGGTTTCATTGCTGTGGTGGTGATCATGGCCGTGGCAACCTTTTCCCATCATTGCTTTGTGCATGAAAATGTGTGCTAGCAAACACCCACTCATTGCAAGAAGTATAAGCAGTGCTTCTTTCATTACTTATCTCTCCTTTCAATTTTGATTTTTTATTTAGCAATTACTAAATTTTTACTCTGCAAACTTATAAGCCCATATAAAAGAGCTCCTGCAAGCATAGCAATGGTAAATCCAAATTCCATGGAAAGCATAATTGATAAAACTGAACCCACAACTGACATTGCACCATTGAGTCCCCACATCACAGGAATTATCTTGCTTTTCTTTTTGTTTTCACTTAGTATCTTTATACCTCTTGGAAATGGCATCCCCATAAAAAAGCCTTGAATCATAACCAGGATGGCTGCAATTAGTATTTTACTTACCAAGCTAAAATCAGAGGTCATTTTGAATATTAGGTTCAAAGAGAGTATTAGCCCAATGTTTATTACCATGACCAAAATAGCAGGCAAATATATTTTATTTGACAGATTATTAAACGCCTTTGCATTGCTAAAGTATGCACCTATTCCGCTGCCAATTAAAAGGCCGGCAAGTACATAATTAAAAGCAAGTACTGGATGACCCAAGTATAGAATAAACTTTTGAATAAGCGGAATCTCAATTAGCATGTAGCCTATTCCTAAGCTGCTAAAATACAAAGAAGGTTTGAACGCTTTTTCTTGAGAAATAATTGGTGTAAACAATATCACGCTTCCCAGGAGTATGAAAAAGAAGATAAATACCAACACAGGTGAAACCCCTTTGCTAAAGTCATAAAAGTATGGCTTGTCGTCGGTTGCAGGCGTTGCACTGAATGAAAATCCGTTTTCGAACTGTACTAAAGTTAAATGGCCTTCCTTTATATGGTAAAGCGGCCCCGTGTCATTAACATAAGGGATATAAAGCGGAATAATCTTCCCTTTGTCTGCAGTCTCTTTTAATTTCTTGCTCTCAAGTTGAGAAAAAGGTTTGTTTTTTACAATGATCAATGGATAGTGAATATGTTCTTTGCCATGCATTAGTTGAACCTCTTTAGCAAAAATAGCCATATATTTTGGAGTATCTTTAATTGCTATACCCTTTTTATTCAGCTGACGCAGAATGGTTGCTATCAATTTGCTCATATCCTCTTCATCATGAGCTAAAAAGGCAAGTTTACCGTTATCTGTTAAGTGATTCATATAATCCTCAATAGCTTCAACTGTAAACAGATAGTTTTCTGAGAGTGCATATCCTATGTTTTGCGATGCATTTGTCATAACCAACGATAATAATATCACATCATATTTTTCCTTAGATTTTTTTACAAAATTTCTGCCATCTTCCCCATAGATTTTTACTTCTGGTCTGTTATAGATGTCTCCATTAAACTCTTTAAAGTGCCTTACTGCGTCAATGCTTGATGTGTTTATTTCGACTCCAGTTATTTCTTTGCTATTCCCAGCTAAGGCATAGAGAATATCCCTACCCCCACCAGGACCAATTATCAATGTTTTATGATTGTTTCCAAAGGAAAAAGGCAAATATTCAATGTCATCTTTGTATTTGCTCAAACTGCTTTTTTTACCATCAAATCTATACATAGGTGCGTTCGCTGTTCCGTCAATTGTGACTATCATTTCATCGTTATCACCTTCTACTTTAATAACATCTGTTCGTGAAAATGCATTCCATTTGGTATATACAATCTTAGCTTTTTGGTTTGATTTTGCAATACTGCCAAGTGTTTTTGTTTTGTTTGTAATAAATCCGATAAAATTCTGTTCAATTGAATAAACGTACTTGTTTGGGATAAAAAGCCCAAGTAAGAAAACAGCTAAAACTCCAATACTAAGTAATATTTTCTTTTTAAACTGGGCATTTAGGAGCAGCCAAGCTATGACTGAAATAATACAAATCAAAATCACAGTTCTATATATTCCAAGATTGTTTAAAGAAAGTAACACAATTATGCTGCCAAATCCTGAACCTATGAGATCGGCAAAATATAGCTTGTTGCTTATTTTCCCAAACTGCTCAAATACGGTGGAGAAAAAGTAACCACCTATTATAAAAGGTAATGTAGCCAGAATTAAGTAAATCAATACATTGTTTTGAAACGGCAGTATATATATAATTCCAAGCGAAAATATGTACGAGATAGAAAGAAGAAAGATGGCTTTATACAGGGAGTGAGTTTTAAAATCTTCACTTTTTTGACGTTGATTGTAAGCTATTATTCCACCTATTCCAAGTCCAAATATAGCAAATGATGTAATCAAGAAAGTATAATGATACCAAAATAAGGCAGAGTATATTCGATTTAATATAACTTGATATATAAACAATGAAACTGATACTAAGCTTATACTAACCAAAATCACTTTCATTTCCTCCATTATTATAATTTTCTTTATTTATTACATTCCAAATGGCAATTTATAAGGTAGCAGTCTGCTAAGAATTGCTGTTAAGTCCTGAAGCTTATTTAAAAACATTACAATACCAAGGAAAATGAGACTGATTCCTGCAACTACTGAGATAGCATTTTGGAATTTCTTTACTCTTTTTATAGCGTTAATTGCGAGGGGGAGATAATAACCCACCAGCAAATATGGTATTGCAAGACCTAAGGAAAACAAGAACATAATCGTCATACCTACTGAGGCACTTTTGGTTGTTGTTGTGTATATCAACATGGAGTATAAAATTGGCCCAATGCAATGGGAACATACTATAGCAAAAAACAGACCTATTAAAAAAGTGGTAAGATATCTGGAAGTTGTTTTAATGTTATCTGCACTGTATTTGTTCAAAAACGCAAAGTTCAAATTTAGCAGACCAATCAGATTCAATCCCATTATTATGGTTATTGCGCCACCTATTTTATTCATTATCTTGGTGTAACCACTTAACCATCTGCCAACACTTCCTCCTAAAGCCCCTGCAATTGTAAAAACAAGTGTAAAAGCGGATACAAATATAAATGTATTGATGAGTATAAATTTCCTCATTTTTTTGTGAAGTTCTATATCCTTCAAATCTCTAATTGAAACACCTGTGATTAGTGAAAAATATACACTTATCATAGGTATTATGCATGGTGAGAAGAAAGATGTTAGGCCTGCTGCAAAAGGTAGTAAATAAACCACTTCGTGGACCCTCCTAATTTAAAAACTTTTTATCCCACCTATAAATTCTCGATTTGACCCCACCAATATTTTGCAACTCTAATTGAATATATTTGGTTTTAGGGGTAATAAGACTTTTACCGTTTATTTTTTTTGGTATTTTGATAAATGCCATCACATGATGGCCTGAACCTTCAATCCACCATTTTGCATTATTGACTTTTATACCTTCACTTGTGCTAAACAATACCTTCCCATTAAAATTGAGTGTAGACAAATCAATCTGATGATTGTCCAAAAACACCTCAAACACCAGATTATCTTTGTCATCTTTTATAGGGTTTAGATACCTCACTCCAATGGTGATGAAGCCTTCACTATTTATTATCAGAGGGTCCGGGAAATTGTTTTTGGAACTTGTACTTTGTTTTGAATCCTGCCGATAAATGGTTTTGGTCTGCGTATTACTTTGTTTCTTTTGTTGGGAGATTATAGCCTCAACATACAACGAAGATACTACAAATGCAAAAAGTACAACAATCACAATTATTCTTTTTGTCTTCTTGCTCATCAAAACATTCCCCCTTTGCATTCTAACTTAGGATCAAAGAACATTTTTAAAGAGACAACTTTTCTCATTAAATTTAAAGTAAACCTATTTATTTACTCGGAATTATTATATAAATTATTTTATCAGAGGTGATTTAAAAGTCAATTGACTTAACAGATTTTTTACAAATTCTTTGCAATTTATTTACAGCTTTAGCTGAAGGAATATTGAACTTAAATGTTTGTAAAGTGGTAAAATAATTTAAGGAATAATTTCAGCAGCTTGAAAAGAATGGTAAACATAGTGAAAGGAAAGGAGAGAATATTATGAGGGATAAAACAGAGATAATCAGGAAAAGATATGATAGAGCTGCTAAATACTATGATGCAGTTGAAAATATGATGGAGAAAAAATGGTTTTCCCGGTGGAGGAAGTTATTATTTAGCTTTGTCAAGGGACCTAAGGTTTTAGAAGTAGGTGTTGGAACAGGTAAAAATATGCCTTACTATAGTCAAGATTGGGAGATAGTTGCAATAGATTTTAGTCCAAAGATGCTTGAGATAGCAAAAGAAAGATCTGCAAAATTAAACTTGCAAGTAGACTTAAGACTTATGGATGTTCAGCATTTGGAATTTAGTGATAACTCTTTTGATACAGTTGTGACTGCCTGTGTATTTTGTTCGGTGCCAGATCCAATTTTGGGGTTGAAAGAAATTCGTAGGGTATTAAAAGATGATGGAGTGCTGGTAATGCTTGAACATGTTCGAAGCAAAAAAGAGCCAATAGGCAAAATAATGGATATATTAAACCCCTTGGTTGTTGGCATTTATGGAGCTAATATAAATCGCAATACAGTGGAGAATGTTAAAAAAGCTGGGTTTGAAATAGTTGAGGAAAAGGACTTGCTATCTGATATTGTAAAACTGATTATTGCAAAGCCTATAAAATAAGGTGTTTCGTTGGTTTTCCAACCTCCAAAGATGGAATTGACCATGTTTTGAATATTATTTTTGTTCTTGGTGGCACTCATTAAAGATTATATCTTGCCATTATATATTCATCTGCATATTTACCATTCTTTATTACAGCATATTTCTTGATTCCCTCTATTTTAAATCCTAAAGACTCATAGAGTTTTATAGCCTTTTCATTATCTACTAAAACAGTAAGTTCAACCCTAACAAGTTTGAGCCAGTTATCTGCAAGGTCTAACACAGTATTAAGTAGTGCTCTGCCTATACCCTTTCCTTGATAATCTCTATGTACCATTATTCCAACTTTTGCCGAATGTCTTAGTCTTGGACTACTATTTACGTGAAGCCCTACTATTCCAACCACTTTTTTTACACCGTTTTCTGTAACTTCTGCCACAAATACATGGTCGTTAGGGCCTAATCTTTTAATAAAATCCTCAGTGTCAGCTATTCTCTCACTTGTAATAGACAGTATTGTTTCTCTAACCCCATCCATTCTTCTCATTTCATTTATATCTTCTGCATCCTCAAATTTTACTGGCCTTATAATAAAATCCATAAAAACGCCCCCTCGTATCTACTTTCTCCTTTTGTTTAACTATTCCTTTCATTATAACCGAAAAACAGAATCTATTCAACTGACTTCAGAAAGAACCAAGCTTTTTCTTGTCGCATATGATTGATATATCAGGCTGAACAACATTTTTTGCTTGCATATCAATCTGTCCTTCCTCTAAAGTTCATCTATTCTTGATTTTTAATTTTACACAATTTTACTTTTTATAAAATAATTTTAAATGATTAACAACAAACAAGAACTTATGACTACATTTTGTAATAAGTGCTGCTTTTTTAATATTACAATCTATATTTAGAGTTGTTAAATATCTTACTATAATATACCATGAAAAGCAAAATGTTTTTGTTTTTAAATAAATTACTTTTTGGTATACATAATAATAAAAAAATAATCACATTAAACTACCAATCAGAATATATTAATAATGCAAAAAATATTTATTTTTAAAGGAGGTTTTTAGGATGCCTAATTATTCGGTATTTACTAATAAGCCTGAAGAACTAAAGGTACAGATGTTTGGCTCAGATTTAAGTACACCAATTGCTGTGAATAATGACGGAAAGATATTCATAAAGTCAGTTGAAGATACTGTTAATATAACAGGAACAATTACAGCTACAGATTTAGATATTAGAAATTTGATCAATACTCAGGATAGTGTACAGATATACGGAACAGATGGCACAACAAATAAACCCATTCTCACCGATACAGATGGTAAAATAGTGATAAGCTCAACGGGGGTATTATCAGTTCAAGCAACAGACCTTGATATTCGCAATCTGAATAATACCCAAGATAACATTCTAATATATGGTCTGAGCGATTCAGGAAATACTGCGATTTCAACAACAGCAGCTGGGGATATTAATATCAATCATAACGGGAGAAAATTTTTTGAATTATCATTGTTGAATGTTACAACTGGTGATAATTACCAGTACACTGACTTTATTGATGTATCAAATTATAGCACGTATTCGTTTTATGTAAAGAATACTGGAACAACAAATGCAGCCGATATAGTGCTTCAAATAAGTCCAACAACTAATGCAGGTGATACTATAGACCTTTTATTGTTAGCTTCATTGCCTGCAGGAGATAAAGATGTTTTAGTTCCAAATAAATTTTTACGTTATATTCGTTTGGGCTATAAAAGCACAGTATCTTTATTATCAACTACTCTTGATATATACTTCCAAGCTCATGTATAAAAATGAATTTACTGAGTAGCTCATGGCTACTCTTTTTTTTGGGAAAATATCAGGTTATGTTTAATTAACATAATACGTGAATTTCTAATATGATAAATATAATACAAAAAAAGGAGGAGAAAATAATGTCAGAGATTATACTTAGAGCAAAATTAGCATTATCGGTTACAAACTATGAAAATCAGAACAACCAAGTAGATAAGAGGATAATATTCATAGGGAGAGACGGTAAACATAATTTTAGAAGTCTTATGTTTTTTGACACATCATGTATACCAGAAAGTTGTACAATTACAAAAGCTGAACTGGTTTTATTTAAAATAAAAGATTTTTATCCAACCCAAGATAAAATAATAAAAATACATGCTTTATTAGATTATTTTAGCTTCAAAACAACATATAACAATATACCGGCTTATGAGAGTTTTTTTATTGAAGCACCAATTGATAATAGCAAAATTACAGCTGAAGTTAATGTTAAGGATATTGTTGTAAGATGGGTAGATGGGAGTTTAAAAAACAAAGGTATTATACTTTTTTTGAATGAAAATAAAAAATCATTAATGGCTTTTACATCGTTTAGATTTCCAATTAGATATTTAAGACCCCTACTGAGGATTGAATATGCTATGCCACAAATTCCTGATATTATAGTATCTAATCAGACTGTTCAAATTAAAGAACAGGAGGCTATTTTAATAGGGACAACACAAGTTATAAGTAATAGCTACGATACAAGCTATATTTTGGATGGAACAGTAATTGCTAAAAATGAAGGAACAAATCCGACTCAATTAACTTTAGAATGTAGCAATGATAATTTAAATTGGATTGAAGACGTGTCAGTGATTTTAGAAGCAGGACAAATCAAAATAATGGTACCAAAATATTATAGCAAATTTATCAGATTCAAGGCAAATGCCATTGGCAATATCAATATTAAGATAAGATACGTATATAAAGAATTCATGAATTAAATGATAAATTCACAAGTTGGTAATGAGAATAATTCTCATTTGATTTTTAATTTCAATATTTTTATTATAAAACAATTTCAAATTTGACAATAAACAAAAATTAACAGCAAAAGTCCTTATGACATTCATACCAAAGGGCTGACAAAGCTTGGAGCAGAGATTAAACTAAATCAGGATTACATTGAGGCAAAGGCAAAAAAAACAACTAAAAAGTGAAAAGGTATATCTTTACTTTCCATCAGTTGGTGCAACAGAGAATATTATGATTGCAACTGTGTTGGCAGAAAGTGAAATCAAAGGATTTAAGAGGTGGAGCTTCCTTGGTAATTGTAGGACTTATGTCAGAAGGCACAACTGAAATAGAGGATATTGAGCATATTGACAGAGGGTATTTTGAGATTGAAAAGAATATCTTAAATCTTGGTGAAGATATTAAAAGGGTGAATTGAACTTTTAGAGTTTGCGCTAAAAAAACGCCTGTCTGCTTTGCTTTTGCAGACAGGCTGGAAATTTTTTTATTTAGTATCCCATCATACCACTAAAACCAGCACCCATCATGTTGCTATGTCCCAAGCCCATCATGCCGCTGCCATGTCCAAATCCCATCATTCCACCAAAACCGTTGTTTGACCAATCTAAAATGTTATCAATGCAGTATTGAATGTTTGCCTGAAAATGCTTCTTCAAAAACTCAGCCTGATCTTTTGTTATTTTCCCATCTTTTAGAAGTTTGTCAATTTCAGCAGCTCTTAAATCATACAGCTTCTTTTTAAACTCATCAACTGTTAATTTTTTTTCTTTTAGAATGTCGTTTATAGTTTGACCATTTTGTATTTTTTGGACAAGCTCATCAACCGAAAGACCCAGCGCTTTTGCAACAAGTTCTTGCATGTTTGTGTGCGGCATAAAGCCATATCCACAACCTGTATTTTGTTGCCATCCTGCTGCAGCATTTTTTGTCTTCTGCGTAGAACCTGCTTGAAGTCCTTTCGCAAATACAAATGTAAACGTCAGAACAAGTGCTAAGACTAAACCAATGCCTAAAATTGATTTTAGGATTTTCATTTCTATCAACCTCCATAAAGTCTTATTTGTTTTACATTTTATATGTTAAACTCTATTTGTAAGATGGGTATAAGCAAAGTGTAAAGAAATTGTAAAGAATAATTTTAAGCTTAGCAAAAAGTCCATTAAAAAAGATATAATATTTAAGGGTGAGTGAAGAATGGCAAATATCTTGGTTGTTGAAGACCAGCAGGATTTGAATCAAATAATAACAAGATTTCTTAAAAACGAAGGATTTAATGTTATAAACTCATACACTGCAAAAGATGCATTGGAAAAGTTAAACGATGCTGACTTGATAATTCTTGATATTATGCTGCCTGACATGGAAGGGTATGAGGTATTGAAAGAAGCCAGCAAAAAAGGCATTCCAACAATAATTTTAACCTCAAAGTCAGAAGAGTTTGACAAACTAAAAGGTTTTGAACTTGGAGCAGAAGACTATATCACAAAACCATTTTCTATGCTTGAGCTAATTGCACGCGTAAAGGTTGTTCTGAGAAGAAACAGGAATTTTGAAGAGAGCATAAAACTTTTAGGTGGTAAGGTAGAGATTTTCCCCAAGAGGTTTAAGGTGATAGTAGATGGGGAGGATGTGAACCTCACTCATAAAGAGTTTGAGCTTTTGCTTTTCTTGGCTAAAAACAAAGATTTGGTAAAGTCAAGAGATGAGATACTTGAAAAGGTTTGGGGATTTGATTTCATTGGTGAGACCCGAACTGTGGACGTTCATATAAAACAATTGAGAGAAAAGCTAAAAGACTACAAGTTTTTAATCAAGACAGTTTGGGGTGTGGGATATAAACTTTCAGAAGAGAGAGAATAATTGAGAGGATGTAAGAGTAAGATGAAACTTTTTACTAAAATAGCCTTAAACTTTATAGGAATAATAGTTTTTCTGGTTTTGAGCATATACATTTCAAATATGCTTTACCTTAAGTATTTTTTAGAGGATATGATTATTGATGATTTAAAAAAACTTTCCCAAGATGCGCTTGAAAACAAATTGGAAGGCGATTTGTCAGCAATGAAAATACTTATTTTACAAGGAAACACAATTGTGCTTGAAGAGGGCGGATTGGATCTTCCGTATCACATGATTATGCCTGTATTCAATTCGACAGGAGTTTATGAAATTTCTCATCCACATCTTAAAGTTGAATATACTGCATACGTGTTGAAAAGAGGGGCTTTTACGTCTATTGCAATAACTACAAAACCATATTATGGATATGCATTGAATATAATATCAAAAAATCTAATTAAAATTAGCATTGTTTTTATTTTAATTGGACTTTTAGTGTCACTTTTGATCTCACGACATATTTCAAGACGCATAATAAAAATTTCAGTGGCTACGCAAAAGATTGCTAAAGGCGAGGACTTTGAACTTAAAGACAGCTCAACAGATGAGGTTGGAGACCTCGCAAGGTCTATCAATAGCCTAAAAA harbors:
- a CDS encoding alpha-amylase family glycosyl hydrolase, translating into MKRILRYILIFAIVFVIGLSSFLAGFSNSQSSTQTKKDGLIFYEVFVRSFYDSDGDGIGDINGLAEKLPYIKSLGVNAIWLMPIFESPSYHGYDVTNYYKINPDYGTNEDFVNFIKKAHKMGIKVIIDMMINHTSSKHPWFIEASSNKNSKYRNYYIWASPSTNIDEPSELGTRQWYKKGDSYYNAIFWSEMPDLNFDNKAVREEMKKIAKFWLEKGVDGFRLDAAKHIYPSSREKDTIAWWEEYAKFCRSIKKDVYLIAEVWDSPQRIAQYAKIFDSCFNFTIAQNIIEGVTYENTQTLQNNLPSIYNLYKNVNPQFVDAPFLTNHDMNRAYSEIGSSNKMKLAAALLLTLPGNPFIYYGEEIGMKGQKPDEYIREPFKWYETWKKGQTNWEMSLYNSGPDVVSVEKQEKDKNSLLNFYRDMISFRKKNLPLLKGDFQLIKTSSDILSFVRVYKNQKMVVIFNFTGKELSKTINLPSNINITGKIGKGSGKILSLKNGKLSFSIKPYSFIIIN
- a CDS encoding spermine synthase; protein product: MILVSISLVSVSLFIYQVILNRIYSALFWYHYTFLITSFAIFGLGIGGIIAYNQRQKSEDFKTHSLYKAIFLLSISYIFSLGIIYILPFQNNVLIYLILATLPFIIGGYFFSTVFEQFGKISNKLYFADLIGSGFGSIIVLLSLNNLGIYRTVILICIISVIAWLLLNAQFKKKILLSIGVLAVFLLGLFIPNKYVYSIEQNFIGFITNKTKTLGSIAKSNQKAKIVYTKWNAFSRTDVIKVEGDNDEMIVTIDGTANAPMYRFDGKKSSLSKYKDDIEYLPFSFGNNHKTLIIGPGGGRDILYALAGNSKEITGVEINTSSIDAVRHFKEFNGDIYNRPEVKIYGEDGRNFVKKSKEKYDVILLSLVMTNASQNIGYALSENYLFTVEAIEDYMNHLTDNGKLAFLAHDEEDMSKLIATILRQLNKKGIAIKDTPKYMAIFAKEVQLMHGKEHIHYPLIIVKNKPFSQLESKKLKETADKGKIIPLYIPYVNDTGPLYHIKEGHLTLVQFENGFSFSATPATDDKPYFYDFSKGVSPVLVFIFFFILLGSVILFTPIISQEKAFKPSLYFSSLGIGYMLIEIPLIQKFILYLGHPVLAFNYVLAGLLIGSGIGAYFSNAKAFNNLSNKIYLPAILVMVINIGLILSLNLIFKMTSDFSLVSKILIAAILVMIQGFFMGMPFPRGIKILSENKKKSKIIPVMWGLNGAMSVVGSVLSIMLSMEFGFTIAMLAGALLYGLISLQSKNLVIAK
- a CDS encoding cytochrome c biogenesis CcdA family protein; translation: MVYLLPFAAGLTSFFSPCIIPMISVYFSLITGVSIRDLKDIELHKKMRKFILINTFIFVSAFTLVFTIAGALGGSVGRWLSGYTKIMNKIGGAITIIMGLNLIGLLNLNFAFLNKYSADNIKTTSRYLTTFLIGLFFAIVCSHCIGPILYSMLIYTTTTKSASVGMTIMFLFSLGLAIPYLLVGYYLPLAINAIKRVKKFQNAISVVAGISLIFLGIVMFLNKLQDLTAILSRLLPYKLPFGM
- a CDS encoding class I SAM-dependent methyltransferase, producing MRDKTEIIRKRYDRAAKYYDAVENMMEKKWFSRWRKLLFSFVKGPKVLEVGVGTGKNMPYYSQDWEIVAIDFSPKMLEIAKERSAKLNLQVDLRLMDVQHLEFSDNSFDTVVTACVFCSVPDPILGLKEIRRVLKDDGVLVMLEHVRSKKEPIGKIMDILNPLVVGIYGANINRNTVENVKKAGFEIVEEKDLLSDIVKLIIAKPIK
- a CDS encoding GNAT family N-acetyltransferase: MDFIIRPVKFEDAEDINEMRRMDGVRETILSITSERIADTEDFIKRLGPNDHVFVAEVTENGVKKVVGIVGLHVNSSPRLRHSAKVGIMVHRDYQGKGIGRALLNTVLDLADNWLKLVRVELTVLVDNEKAIKLYESLGFKIEGIKKYAVIKNGKYADEYIMARYNL
- a CDS encoding DUF6385 domain-containing protein, with translation MPNYSVFTNKPEELKVQMFGSDLSTPIAVNNDGKIFIKSVEDTVNITGTITATDLDIRNLINTQDSVQIYGTDGTTNKPILTDTDGKIVISSTGVLSVQATDLDIRNLNNTQDNILIYGLSDSGNTAISTTAAGDININHNGRKFFELSLLNVTTGDNYQYTDFIDVSNYSTYSFYVKNTGTTNAADIVLQISPTTNAGDTIDLLLLASLPAGDKDVLVPNKFLRYIRLGYKSTVSLLSTTLDIYFQAHV
- a CDS encoding DNRLRE domain-containing protein, coding for MSEIILRAKLALSVTNYENQNNQVDKRIIFIGRDGKHNFRSLMFFDTSCIPESCTITKAELVLFKIKDFYPTQDKIIKIHALLDYFSFKTTYNNIPAYESFFIEAPIDNSKITAEVNVKDIVVRWVDGSLKNKGIILFLNENKKSLMAFTSFRFPIRYLRPLLRIEYAMPQIPDIIVSNQTVQIKEQEAILIGTTQVISNSYDTSYILDGTVIAKNEGTNPTQLTLECSNDNLNWIEDVSVILEAGQIKIMVPKYYSKFIRFKANAIGNINIKIRYVYKEFMN
- a CDS encoding DUF2680 domain-containing protein; translation: MKILKSILGIGLVLALVLTFTFVFAKGLQAGSTQKTKNAAAGWQQNTGCGYGFMPHTNMQELVAKALGLSVDELVQKIQNGQTINDILKEKKLTVDEFKKKLYDLRAAEIDKLLKDGKITKDQAEFLKKHFQANIQYCIDNILDWSNNGFGGMMGFGHGSGMMGLGHSNMMGAGFSGMMGY
- a CDS encoding response regulator transcription factor codes for the protein MANILVVEDQQDLNQIITRFLKNEGFNVINSYTAKDALEKLNDADLIILDIMLPDMEGYEVLKEASKKGIPTIILTSKSEEFDKLKGFELGAEDYITKPFSMLELIARVKVVLRRNRNFEESIKLLGGKVEIFPKRFKVIVDGEDVNLTHKEFELLLFLAKNKDLVKSRDEILEKVWGFDFIGETRTVDVHIKQLREKLKDYKFLIKTVWGVGYKLSEERE